The following proteins come from a genomic window of Oricola thermophila:
- the pstA gene encoding phosphate ABC transporter permease PstA, with amino-acid sequence MSDATPMQTKVAVPRAVRVDWKSREMANRRKARYAADRRLQAYGLIAIFFALGFLATLVGTLTYSGHQAFRQTMVSVEIDLGEAGIDPYDLMGANWRGIARDAYRKLVPDLPRSEERAYFSMFTSNGQYLIRDAVRKDPSLLSGPSTFRIPFSDPIDQLAKGEIDRNLPPNQRRVSDEQIEYYDQLVAQGIVSRPFNWGLFFNADSRFPELAGLAGAIVGTFYALLVCFLISFPLGIAAAIYLEEFAPKNRWTDTIEININNLAAVPSIVFGLLGLAVFLGWFGLPRSAPFVGGLVLSLMTLPTIIIVTRAALKQVPGSIAEAALGVGASKHEAILHHQLPLAMPTILTGTIIGLAQALGETAPLLLIGMNAFITSPPGGLFEPATALPTQIYIWADSPERGFMSRTSAAILVLLGFLVVMNGMAVYLRQKFERRW; translated from the coding sequence ATGTCTGACGCGACGCCAATGCAGACGAAGGTTGCCGTTCCGCGCGCCGTTCGAGTCGACTGGAAGTCCCGGGAAATGGCCAATCGGAGAAAGGCACGCTACGCCGCCGATCGTCGGCTTCAGGCCTATGGCCTGATCGCGATTTTCTTTGCGCTCGGTTTCCTGGCAACGCTTGTCGGCACCCTGACCTATTCGGGGCACCAGGCATTCAGGCAGACGATGGTCTCGGTCGAAATCGATCTCGGCGAGGCCGGGATCGATCCCTATGACCTCATGGGAGCCAACTGGCGCGGTATTGCCCGCGATGCCTACAGGAAGCTTGTTCCGGACCTGCCTCGCAGCGAGGAACGTGCCTATTTCTCGATGTTCACCTCGAACGGCCAGTACCTTATCCGCGATGCGGTCAGGAAGGATCCCTCGCTCCTTTCCGGCCCCTCGACATTCCGGATTCCCTTCTCGGATCCGATCGACCAGCTGGCCAAGGGAGAGATCGACAGGAACCTTCCTCCCAACCAGCGGCGTGTAAGTGACGAGCAAATCGAATATTATGATCAGCTGGTGGCGCAGGGAATCGTCTCGCGGCCGTTCAACTGGGGCCTGTTCTTCAATGCGGACAGCCGGTTCCCGGAGCTGGCCGGTCTGGCGGGCGCCATTGTCGGAACCTTTTACGCGCTTCTCGTCTGCTTTCTCATCAGCTTTCCTCTTGGGATCGCTGCAGCGATCTATCTGGAGGAATTCGCGCCGAAGAACCGCTGGACCGACACGATCGAGATCAACATCAACAATCTCGCGGCCGTGCCGTCGATTGTTTTTGGCCTGCTCGGACTCGCGGTGTTTCTCGGCTGGTTCGGCCTGCCGCGTTCGGCGCCATTCGTGGGCGGGCTGGTGCTTTCGCTCATGACGCTTCCGACGATCATCATAGTTACACGGGCCGCGCTCAAGCAGGTTCCCGGGTCGATCGCGGAAGCTGCACTCGGGGTCGGCGCGTCCAAGCACGAGGCAATCCTGCATCATCAGCTTCCTCTTGCGATGCCGACCATTCTGACCGGCACCATCATCGGGCTTGCACAGGCATTGGGCGAAACGGCACCGCTTCTGCTGATCGGGATGAACGCGTTCATAACAAGTCCGCCCGGCGGATTGTTCGAACCGGCAACCGCATTGCCGACGCAGATCTACATATGGGCGGACAGTCCCGAGCGCGGTTTCATGTCGCGGACTTCGGCGGCAATCCTTGTCCTGCTTGGTTTCCTGGTGGTGATGAACGGAATGGCGGTATATCTGCGTCAGAAGTTCGAACGGCGGTGGTAG
- a CDS encoding ATP-binding protein yields MPERREDSGADAEKPDAGRESILRGVRRRLFSNRFPLTAATVLFAALAAAGAIGFSAMLGCIAVMLAVCAFAPVRSARERRAEQQGRTAETRDQARSAAVMNSLPDPLVSFDAQGTVHAVNTACRRFFNDTVGPGSSVLLRFRTPELLAVVNEALSGGEPGPVEVVERYPIERWYEAVVVRLPEEAAGDAPFLLHFRDLSEARRIDRMRTDFIANASHELRTPLASLSGFIETLAGPARDDPAARDRFLAIMQEQTDRMSRLIDDLLSLSRLETAFGRTDFGPVDVAEVLHHVCGALGPAAADAEVSISQDFAAIDKPGCRVWGSRDELIQVFTNLMENAIRYGAVGGRIDVVGECAPVSGVDSVCVAVRDYGPGIPEEHIPRLTERFYRVDVESSRAKKGTGLGLAIVKHIVTRHSGRLSVTSRIGEGASFTVTIPVWDGKSGGLVSEISE; encoded by the coding sequence ATGCCTGAAAGGCGCGAGGACTCGGGCGCGGATGCGGAGAAGCCCGACGCGGGACGGGAGAGCATCCTTCGAGGCGTGCGCCGGCGCCTGTTCTCCAACCGCTTCCCCCTGACCGCCGCCACGGTTCTGTTTGCCGCTCTTGCCGCAGCTGGTGCCATCGGTTTTTCCGCGATGCTCGGATGCATCGCGGTCATGCTCGCGGTCTGTGCCTTTGCCCCGGTGCGCAGCGCCAGGGAACGGCGAGCTGAGCAGCAAGGGCGTACGGCGGAGACGCGCGACCAGGCGCGGTCGGCCGCCGTGATGAACAGCCTTCCGGATCCGCTCGTCTCGTTCGACGCGCAGGGTACGGTGCATGCGGTCAACACGGCGTGCCGCCGCTTCTTCAATGACACGGTGGGACCGGGATCTTCGGTGTTGCTTCGGTTCCGGACTCCCGAATTGCTGGCCGTCGTGAACGAGGCGCTGTCCGGTGGAGAGCCGGGTCCGGTCGAAGTGGTCGAGCGATATCCCATTGAGCGCTGGTATGAAGCGGTTGTCGTCCGGCTGCCGGAGGAGGCGGCCGGCGACGCCCCTTTCCTGCTCCATTTCCGCGACTTGTCCGAGGCACGCCGGATCGACCGCATGCGGACGGATTTCATTGCCAACGCAAGCCACGAACTGCGCACGCCGCTGGCATCGCTGTCGGGCTTCATCGAGACACTGGCCGGCCCTGCGCGCGACGATCCGGCTGCCCGCGATCGGTTCCTGGCCATCATGCAGGAGCAGACCGACCGCATGTCGCGGCTGATCGACGACCTTCTGTCGCTGAGCAGGCTGGAGACCGCATTCGGTCGAACCGACTTCGGCCCTGTGGATGTTGCGGAGGTCCTTCACCATGTCTGCGGGGCGCTCGGCCCGGCGGCGGCGGATGCCGAGGTCTCGATCAGCCAGGATTTCGCTGCCATCGACAAGCCGGGCTGCCGGGTCTGGGGTAGCCGCGACGAGCTGATCCAGGTGTTCACGAACCTGATGGAAAACGCCATCCGCTACGGCGCGGTCGGCGGGCGCATAGATGTGGTTGGCGAGTGCGCACCGGTATCGGGAGTCGATTCCGTGTGCGTGGCCGTGAGGGATTATGGTCCCGGCATCCCCGAGGAGCATATCCCCCGCCTGACCGAAAGGTTCTACCGCGTCGATGTGGAATCCAGTCGCGCCAAGAAGGGCACCGGCCTCGGGCTTGCCATCGTCAAGCATATCGTCACGCGCCATTCCGGTCGCCTTTCGGTTACGTCGCGCATCGGCGAGGGCGCTTCTTTCACCGTCACAATTCCGGTCTGGGACGGGAAGTCAGGCGGGCTGGTTTCGGAAATATCCGAATAA
- a CDS encoding sigma-70 family RNA polymerase sigma factor — MAPAREDTDDELLRAVADGSERAYGLLVSRHLDRVRRVATGFTGNAADADDIAQEVFLSVWRNAGRWREGDARFSTWLYRVTANRCIDHARRLRIRSWIGLDRIEALFAGDDDPERTVAGRGELAVAARAVAALPDRQRMAILLSVSAGLANPQIAETMGISVGAVEQLLVRARRALRDQLNGPGSTGL, encoded by the coding sequence ATGGCCCCGGCGCGCGAGGATACCGATGACGAGCTTCTGCGCGCCGTCGCGGATGGCAGCGAGCGGGCCTACGGCCTGCTCGTCTCGCGTCACCTCGACCGCGTGCGGCGCGTGGCCACCGGCTTCACGGGCAATGCCGCCGATGCCGACGACATCGCCCAGGAGGTTTTCCTGTCCGTCTGGCGCAACGCCGGCAGGTGGCGCGAGGGCGATGCCCGGTTTTCCACGTGGCTCTACCGCGTCACCGCCAATCGCTGTATCGATCATGCCCGCCGCCTTCGTATCAGGAGCTGGATCGGACTCGACCGGATCGAGGCCCTTTTCGCCGGCGATGACGATCCCGAGCGCACGGTTGCCGGGCGCGGGGAATTGGCTGTCGCTGCCCGGGCGGTCGCGGCGCTTCCGGACCGCCAGCGCATGGCGATCCTGCTGTCGGTCTCGGCGGGGCTTGCCAATCCGCAGATCGCGGAAACGATGGGAATTTCCGTCGGCGCGGTCGAACAACTGCTTGTGCGCGCCAGGCGCGCCTTGCGCGATCAATTGAACGGGCCCGGGAGTACGGGATTATGA
- the ppk2 gene encoding polyphosphate kinase 2, whose protein sequence is MASKSRAIEFIIDGKKRVFDIDDPKLPDWVDDNDITAGGYPYKKRMDKDDYEQQLEALQIQIVNMHTHMQNTGKRMIAVFEGRDAAGKGGSISVLHEFLNPRTARNVALPKPSDVERGQWYYQRYIEHFPTTGELVSFDRSWYNRGGVEPVMGFCTPEQHRAFLHDTPEFEKMIVEEGIVFFKFWLNIGLETQLKRFHDRRHSKLKYWKLSDMDIIGMRKWDDYTAARNTMISATHSPHAPWTVIRMNDKRRGRLEVLRHILLNMDYEGKDRDAIGSPDPKIIGTGPDALD, encoded by the coding sequence ATGGCAAGCAAATCACGCGCGATCGAGTTCATTATCGACGGAAAGAAGCGGGTATTCGATATCGACGATCCCAAACTGCCGGACTGGGTGGACGACAATGACATAACCGCCGGCGGCTATCCCTACAAGAAGCGGATGGACAAAGACGATTACGAACAGCAGCTGGAGGCGCTGCAGATCCAGATCGTCAACATGCACACGCACATGCAGAATACCGGCAAGCGCATGATCGCCGTCTTCGAGGGACGCGACGCCGCCGGCAAGGGCGGCTCGATCAGCGTGCTGCACGAATTCCTCAATCCGCGCACCGCGCGCAACGTGGCGCTGCCCAAGCCGTCCGACGTCGAGCGCGGCCAGTGGTACTACCAGCGCTACATCGAGCACTTCCCGACGACCGGCGAACTCGTCAGCTTCGACCGCTCCTGGTACAACCGCGGCGGCGTCGAGCCGGTGATGGGCTTCTGCACGCCGGAACAGCACCGCGCCTTCCTGCACGACACGCCGGAATTCGAGAAGATGATCGTCGAGGAAGGCATCGTCTTCTTCAAGTTCTGGCTCAATATCGGCCTCGAGACGCAGCTCAAGCGCTTCCACGACCGCCGCCACAGCAAGCTGAAATACTGGAAGCTGTCGGACATGGACATCATCGGCATGCGGAAATGGGACGACTACACCGCCGCCCGGAACACGATGATCTCGGCCACCCATTCGCCACATGCGCCATGGACGGTGATCCGCATGAACGACAAGCGGCGCGGCCGGCTGGAAGTGCTGCGCCACATCCTTCTCAACATGGACTACGAGGGCAAGGACCGCGACGCCATCGGCAGCCCGGATCCGAAGATCATCGGCACCGGTCCGGACGCGCTCGACTGA
- a CDS encoding periplasmic heavy metal sensor: MTARRLNRILVAILVPLAIFAFLSAGAAAWMWRNPGAVLAVRQSVEIYPRDLRRAIRAEFGRARLEVRGEVARVDAARARLYELLREEELDEVAVRAAMADLRDAVSDLQALGHEHLLAVMRGATPEQRAAIRVPERGLEERLGRFAE, from the coding sequence ATGACTGCACGCCGTCTCAACCGCATCCTGGTCGCGATCCTGGTGCCGCTGGCGATCTTTGCCTTCCTTTCCGCCGGCGCGGCGGCCTGGATGTGGCGCAATCCGGGGGCGGTTCTGGCCGTGCGCCAGTCCGTCGAGATCTACCCGCGGGACTTGCGCCGCGCCATCCGCGCCGAGTTCGGGAGGGCCCGGCTCGAGGTTCGCGGCGAGGTCGCGCGCGTCGATGCCGCGCGGGCGCGTCTCTACGAGCTTCTGCGCGAGGAGGAACTGGACGAGGTCGCTGTCCGCGCGGCCATGGCGGATCTGCGCGACGCCGTCTCCGACCTTCAGGCGCTCGGCCACGAGCATCTCCTTGCGGTCATGCGCGGCGCCACGCCCGAGCAGCGCGCGGCGATCAGGGTTCCCGAAAGGGGGCTGGAGGAGCGGCTCGGGCGTTTCGCGGAGTAG
- a CDS encoding cation:proton antiporter produces the protein MIEIDSAFGEIAVLLMLAAVLGFVGIMLRQPLIVSFIAVGLLAGPSLLDIVTAGEQIDLLSELGIAVLLFLVGLKLDIKLIRSLGTVSLMTGLGQVAFTSAFGFLIGLALGFDVTTSLYVAVALTFSSTIIIVKLLSDKREIDSLHGQIALGFLIVQDIFVVFAMIVLSAIGIGAEGASGSLPVILGASLALIAFVAVFVRYVANPLTERLAREPELLVIFALALAAVFAAVGDAVGLGKEVGGLLAGVSLASTPFRETIAARLAPLRDFLLLFFFIALGATLDLSLLGQQVTAALVFSAFVLVGNPLIVLAIMGAMGYRKRTGFLAGLTVAQISEFSLIFIAMGISLGHLQDDALGLVTMVGLVTIAASTYMITYSHHLYALFEPFLGVFERRGAPRESDDGAVPAGSRHDVIVFGLGRFGTALGLRLKEKGLRVLGVDFNPAAVRRWRALGMAAEYGDATDPEFVAGLPLENADWLVSSVPVHATGLSHEDARLTLMQLARLSGFRGRIALTSNGTAETGELLASGADHVFEPFQDAADRAAELFPAERE, from the coding sequence ATGATCGAGATCGATTCCGCGTTCGGAGAAATTGCAGTACTGCTGATGCTGGCCGCCGTGCTGGGCTTCGTCGGCATAATGTTGCGCCAGCCGCTGATCGTCAGCTTCATCGCGGTCGGCCTGCTGGCCGGGCCGTCGCTGCTCGACATCGTCACCGCGGGCGAGCAGATCGACCTGTTGTCGGAACTGGGAATCGCGGTCCTGCTGTTCCTCGTCGGCCTGAAGCTCGATATCAAGCTCATCCGCTCGCTCGGCACCGTGTCGCTGATGACCGGTCTCGGCCAGGTCGCCTTCACCTCCGCCTTCGGCTTCCTGATCGGCTTGGCGCTCGGTTTCGATGTCACGACCAGCCTCTACGTCGCGGTCGCGCTGACCTTCTCCAGCACCATCATCATCGTCAAGCTGCTCTCCGACAAGCGCGAGATCGATTCCCTGCATGGCCAGATCGCGCTCGGCTTCCTGATCGTCCAGGATATCTTCGTGGTATTCGCCATGATCGTCCTGTCGGCCATCGGCATCGGCGCCGAGGGGGCATCCGGCAGCCTGCCGGTGATCCTGGGGGCCAGCCTGGCGTTGATCGCGTTCGTTGCGGTTTTCGTTCGCTACGTTGCCAATCCGCTGACCGAGCGGCTGGCCCGCGAGCCGGAACTGCTGGTCATCTTCGCGCTGGCACTGGCTGCCGTCTTTGCCGCGGTGGGCGACGCGGTCGGGCTGGGCAAGGAGGTCGGCGGCCTTCTCGCGGGCGTGTCGCTGGCCTCGACGCCGTTCCGCGAGACCATCGCGGCCCGGCTCGCGCCGCTGCGCGACTTCTTGCTCCTGTTCTTCTTCATCGCGCTCGGGGCGACGCTGGACCTCTCGTTGCTCGGGCAGCAGGTGACGGCGGCGCTGGTGTTTTCCGCCTTCGTGCTCGTCGGCAACCCGCTGATCGTCCTGGCAATCATGGGCGCGATGGGATACCGCAAGCGCACCGGCTTCCTCGCCGGTCTCACCGTCGCCCAGATCAGCGAGTTCTCGCTGATCTTCATCGCCATGGGCATCTCGCTCGGCCACCTGCAGGATGACGCGCTCGGTCTCGTGACCATGGTCGGCCTCGTGACCATCGCCGCATCCACCTACATGATCACTTATTCCCATCACCTCTATGCCCTGTTCGAGCCGTTTCTCGGCGTGTTCGAGCGCAGGGGCGCACCGCGTGAAAGCGATGACGGCGCCGTCCCTGCCGGCTCGCGCCATGACGTGATCGTCTTCGGCCTCGGGCGCTTCGGCACCGCGCTCGGCCTGCGGCTGAAGGAAAAGGGATTGCGCGTGCTTGGCGTGGACTTCAATCCCGCCGCCGTGCGCCGCTGGCGCGCGCTGGGCATGGCGGCCGAATATGGCGACGCGACCGATCCGGAATTCGTCGCCGGTCTGCCGCTCGAAAATGCTGACTGGCTGGTCTCCTCCGTTCCGGTCCATGCCACGGGGCTGAGCCACGAGGATGCCCGGCTGACGCTGATGCAGCTCGCGCGCCTGTCCGGTTTCCGGGGGCGCATCGCGCTGACCTCCAATGGCACGGCCGAGACCGGGGAACTGCTCGCCTCGGGCGCCGACCACGTCTTCGAGCCGTTCCAGGATGCCGCCGACAGGGCGGCCGAGCTGTTCCCGGCGGAGCGCGAGTGA
- the pstC gene encoding phosphate ABC transporter permease subunit PstC translates to MPVYALLFIVLAAAFVAYLSYGRARTRFAGDGEKPHSRPIYHALNAAIWTGIPSFIFLLLWLLFNDNIVSWIVVSQVPGVESLDASARSLLRSEIGQVASGRTFTDPTPDVIAAAERLHSLRYISGALLAVVVAALSVFGAFIAMRMIARRTRARHKVENAATWFMLFASAVAILTTVGIIASLVYEAVAFFSKVPFTEFFFGTRWEPQIPLRADQVAGQGAFGMVPVLFGTMAISFLAMVVAVPVGIMSAIYLTEYAGSRFRSIVKPLLEILAGIPTVVYGFFAVLTVAPLIRALGLNLGIPSAPNSALAAGGVMGIMLIPFISSISDDALAAVPRAMRDGSYALGATKGETIRKVLLPAALPGIVGGILLALSRAIGETMIVVMAAGLIAKMTINPFESVTTVTVQIVTLLIGDTEFDNPKTLAAFALGLLLFVITLGLNLIALNVVRRYREKY, encoded by the coding sequence ATGCCTGTTTACGCCCTGCTTTTCATTGTGCTTGCCGCGGCTTTTGTGGCCTACCTGTCATATGGCCGGGCGCGGACGCGGTTTGCGGGCGACGGCGAGAAGCCGCATTCGCGGCCGATTTATCACGCGCTGAATGCGGCGATATGGACTGGCATCCCGTCTTTCATCTTTCTGCTCCTCTGGTTGCTGTTTAACGACAATATCGTTTCCTGGATCGTCGTGTCCCAGGTGCCGGGCGTCGAATCCCTCGATGCGTCCGCGCGCAGTCTTCTGCGCAGCGAAATCGGCCAGGTGGCCTCGGGACGCACCTTTACGGATCCGACCCCCGACGTGATTGCCGCCGCCGAAAGGCTGCATTCCCTCCGTTACATTTCCGGCGCGCTGCTTGCTGTTGTCGTGGCGGCCCTGTCGGTTTTCGGGGCGTTTATCGCCATGAGGATGATCGCGCGGCGCACCAGGGCCCGTCACAAGGTCGAGAACGCGGCGACGTGGTTCATGCTCTTTGCGTCGGCCGTCGCCATCCTGACGACCGTGGGCATTATCGCATCGCTGGTCTACGAGGCGGTGGCTTTCTTTTCCAAGGTGCCGTTCACGGAGTTCTTCTTTGGAACGCGATGGGAACCGCAGATCCCCCTTCGCGCCGATCAGGTTGCCGGACAGGGGGCTTTCGGCATGGTGCCGGTACTGTTCGGCACGATGGCCATTTCATTTCTCGCGATGGTCGTGGCGGTGCCTGTCGGCATCATGTCGGCGATCTATCTGACCGAATATGCGGGATCCAGATTTCGCTCGATCGTGAAGCCGCTTCTGGAAATCCTTGCCGGCATTCCTACGGTCGTATACGGCTTCTTCGCCGTGCTTACGGTTGCGCCGCTGATCCGTGCCCTCGGGCTGAATTTGGGAATTCCCTCGGCGCCGAACAGCGCGCTGGCGGCGGGCGGCGTGATGGGCATCATGCTCATCCCTTTCATTTCGTCCATTTCCGATGACGCATTGGCAGCCGTGCCGCGCGCAATGCGCGACGGCTCCTATGCGCTCGGGGCGACGAAGGGCGAGACGATCCGCAAGGTGCTTCTCCCCGCGGCTCTGCCGGGCATTGTCGGCGGCATCCTGCTCGCGTTGAGCCGCGCCATTGGCGAGACCATGATCGTGGTCATGGCGGCCGGCCTGATAGCCAAGATGACGATCAACCCCTTCGAATCCGTGACCACTGTCACCGTGCAGATCGTGACGCTACTGATCGGCGATACCGAGTTCGACAATCCGAAGACGCTTGCCGCATTCGCATTGGGACTGCTGCTCTTCGTCATCACCTTGGGGCTCAATCTGATCGCCCTGAATGTGGTCCGCCGCTACCGGGAGAAGTACTGA
- a CDS encoding PstS family phosphate ABC transporter substrate-binding protein, translating into MKTLKIAFAAALGATALATAAEARDQIQIVGSSTVFPYSQAVAEEFANRTGRPAPVLESTGTGGGFKVFCGGVGEDYADITGASRAIKSSEVELCASNGVTDITEALIGYDGLSIAVSRANETDWNLTEEQIYLALAAEIPDGKGGFIANPHQKWSDIDPSLPGVDIVAFGPPPTSGTRDAFVELVMHDGCSGLPGMAELEEADEDKWEEVCSRMRQDGPFVEAGENDNLIVQRLEADPNAVGIFGYSFLYENSDKLKAVNVNGIEPTFDTIADGSYPVARPLFFYVKNAHRDVIPGMKEFIEEYVSEAALGPDGYLAERGLTPLADDLREETAKAVLEAKKLEM; encoded by the coding sequence ATGAAAACCCTCAAGATTGCATTTGCTGCAGCTCTCGGTGCGACGGCGCTGGCGACTGCCGCCGAAGCCCGCGATCAGATCCAGATCGTCGGTTCCTCGACCGTCTTTCCGTACTCGCAGGCTGTCGCCGAAGAGTTCGCGAACCGTACCGGGCGCCCGGCGCCGGTTCTGGAGTCCACGGGTACCGGTGGCGGCTTCAAGGTCTTCTGCGGTGGCGTTGGCGAAGATTACGCTGACATCACCGGCGCTTCGCGCGCCATCAAGAGTTCGGAAGTCGAGTTGTGCGCTTCCAACGGCGTGACGGACATCACCGAAGCCCTGATCGGTTATGACGGCCTGTCCATCGCCGTGTCCCGCGCCAACGAGACCGACTGGAACCTCACCGAGGAGCAGATCTACCTGGCTCTCGCTGCCGAGATCCCGGATGGAAAGGGCGGCTTCATCGCCAACCCCCACCAGAAATGGTCCGATATCGATCCGTCGCTCCCGGGCGTTGACATCGTCGCCTTCGGCCCGCCCCCGACCTCCGGTACGCGCGACGCTTTCGTCGAGCTCGTCATGCATGACGGCTGTTCCGGGCTGCCGGGCATGGCCGAACTCGAGGAAGCCGACGAGGACAAGTGGGAAGAGGTCTGCTCGCGCATGCGCCAGGATGGCCCGTTCGTCGAGGCGGGCGAGAACGATAACCTCATCGTTCAGCGCCTTGAGGCCGATCCGAATGCTGTCGGCATCTTCGGCTACTCCTTCCTCTACGAGAACTCCGACAAGCTGAAGGCGGTCAACGTCAACGGCATTGAGCCGACCTTCGACACGATCGCCGACGGTTCCTATCCGGTTGCGCGTCCGCTCTTCTTCTACGTGAAGAACGCTCACCGCGACGTGATCCCGGGCATGAAGGAATTCATCGAGGAGTACGTCTCCGAGGCCGCGCTTGGCCCGGATGGCTATCTCGCGGAACGTGGCCTGACGCCGCTGGCCGACGATCTGCGCGAGGAAACGGCCAAGGCCGTTCTCGAGGCGAAGAAGCTCGAGATGTAA
- a CDS encoding NAD(P)H-dependent flavin oxidoreductase: MALPPILKDNLQLPVVAAPMFIISHPPLILEQCKAGIVGSFPALNARPESQLDEWLAQITEELADHNAKNPDQPAAPFAVNQIVHMSNKRLEHDLRLCVKYKVPIVISSLGAVPEVNEAIHSYGGIVLHDVINNRHANSAIRKGADGLIAVAAGAGGHAGPLSPFALVQEIREWFDGPLLLSGSIANGGAILAAQAMGADMAYIGSPFIATPEARAAEDYKQMIVDSTSKDIVYSNYFTGIHGNYLKPSIAKAGMDPDNLPEADPSKMDFEKASRPDAKAWKDIWGSGQGIGAVKEIAPVADLVARLKREYDEAKAALCG, translated from the coding sequence ATGGCGCTGCCGCCGATCCTGAAAGACAATCTCCAACTGCCCGTGGTCGCGGCGCCTATGTTCATCATCTCGCACCCTCCTCTCATCCTCGAGCAGTGCAAGGCGGGCATCGTCGGCTCGTTTCCGGCGCTGAACGCCCGGCCGGAAAGCCAGCTCGACGAATGGCTGGCCCAGATCACCGAGGAACTGGCGGACCACAACGCGAAGAACCCGGACCAACCGGCCGCGCCTTTCGCGGTCAACCAGATCGTTCACATGTCGAACAAGCGGCTGGAGCACGATCTGCGGCTGTGCGTGAAGTACAAGGTGCCGATCGTGATCTCGTCGCTCGGCGCCGTGCCGGAAGTCAACGAGGCGATCCACTCCTATGGCGGAATCGTGCTGCACGACGTCATCAACAACCGCCACGCCAATTCCGCGATCCGCAAGGGCGCGGACGGGCTGATCGCGGTGGCCGCCGGCGCGGGCGGCCATGCCGGGCCGCTGTCGCCCTTCGCGCTGGTGCAGGAAATCCGCGAATGGTTCGACGGGCCGCTGCTGCTGTCCGGCTCGATCGCCAATGGCGGGGCCATCCTCGCCGCCCAGGCGATGGGCGCGGACATGGCCTATATCGGCTCGCCCTTCATCGCCACGCCGGAAGCGCGCGCGGCGGAGGACTACAAGCAGATGATCGTGGACTCGACATCGAAGGACATCGTCTATTCCAACTATTTCACCGGCATCCACGGCAACTACCTCAAGCCCTCCATCGCCAAGGCCGGCATGGACCCGGACAACCTGCCGGAAGCCGACCCGTCCAAGATGGACTTCGAGAAGGCATCGAGGCCGGACGCGAAGGCGTGGAAGGACATATGGGGTTCCGGCCAGGGCATCGGCGCGGTCAAGGAGATCGCCCCGGTGGCCGATCTCGTCGCCCGGCTGAAACGCGAATATGACGAGGCGAAAGCCGCCCTGTGCGGATAG
- a CDS encoding EF-hand domain-containing protein, producing MKALSIVAGAVCAALLLSAPASAEGGPRARMAVAYLFKNADLNANGVLDPAELAEMRMRAFERADADGDGKISRAERDRASDRRARRAEMAWLAGEERLDRLDADGDGAISRAEFASAPRPGFALVDTNADGALDRAESSGSWPHLPRRADRNGRERMQAMKPKGFPPAAAVAGSTGGVYNPAVTRNW from the coding sequence ATGAAAGCTCTTTCGATTGTCGCCGGCGCCGTCTGTGCGGCCCTTCTTCTTTCCGCACCGGCAAGCGCGGAAGGCGGCCCCCGCGCCCGTATGGCGGTGGCGTACCTGTTCAAGAATGCCGACCTGAACGCCAACGGCGTTCTCGATCCCGCGGAGCTTGCCGAGATGCGCATGCGCGCCTTCGAGCGCGCCGACGCGGACGGTGACGGAAAGATATCCCGTGCCGAGCGGGACAGGGCGTCCGATCGTCGTGCCCGCCGCGCCGAGATGGCCTGGCTGGCCGGCGAGGAACGGCTGGACCGCTTGGATGCCGATGGCGACGGAGCCATCTCGCGCGCCGAATTCGCCTCCGCGCCGCGGCCGGGCTTCGCACTCGTCGACACCAATGCCGACGGAGCGCTGGACCGCGCGGAATCGAGCGGTTCCTGGCCGCACTTGCCGAGGCGCGCTGACCGGAACGGGCGGGAAAGGATGCAGGCGATGAAACCGAAAGGGTTTCCTCCCGCCGCCGCCGTTGCCGGGTCGACTGGCGGGGTCTACAACCCTGCCGTGACACGCAACTGGTAA